A segment of the Lycium ferocissimum isolate CSIRO_LF1 chromosome 10, AGI_CSIRO_Lferr_CH_V1, whole genome shotgun sequence genome:
ATTTTAGAACTGAAagaaaaaactttttcattttatcactactaaaaaaaaaagaaaatgaaatatccTAGATGTACTCCATTTGCTTGGAAACTCAGGAGTTTAACAATAAAATGTTGTGCTCtacttattgattttatgagtaatctttattttgataaaataatttaatttagttGTTTGTTTTTTCTACGTTAGAAATTACTGCGAgtaaattcataatcaataagGAAGACGATGAATTCcttcaaacaacaaaaaaaactaGGTCCTAATAGAAAAACATCATATGTAAAGATTTTAAAGGGTTTtcgtaaagaaaaaaaaaatagatgcaTATTGAAGACattatgataataatataaatcaaAGGACATCACATAAAATGAGGAGATTCTATATCATAAttgtgtactttttttttttttaagttttcaaatattatttttgtcaattttgtAATATCATTTgagtgaaaattattttctccctCCAATCCTagttaaaatattaagtatCTCTCCGAATTTCGAACAATAGTTGTTCCTCCCCTTTATCTCATTTAAAAATTTAGCACTACTTATTTTACCCTCTACGTTAACactcttcatttcttttttacttttaaatattATGGTTTTTTAAATGGGAAATTTACTTGTCATAGCTATCTCTAAGacctatttatgaataataactaccttttattttatttaatttttctagctaaaatattttcttaaattacatATCATAACTAGTGTCCTGTATTTCACAAGTTCctcttttaaattgattttctctcacCTACCAAACCTATCTTCTCCCTcacccctctctttctctctctctctgtttcCCTCTCCTACCCCAGATTGCCTCTTTAGCCATCTCCTCGATGCTTCTGTCCTTCCTTTCCTTGTCAAAATCAAGTGACTGCTTCATCTCTTTCTCCTTCACGTCCAGAGCATAGTTCCGATGGAGATGGAGTTTTCGATGGCTCCTCATCTCAGATCTGGGTTTTCCGATGGCTTCATGAGTGTATATATGATCTATAACAATTGGACTATCTATGCTATTGGCTGTATGACTCCTCGTCGTACTATTATATTACTAGAAATTTGTGAACTTCCTTCTAACAgcagaaaataaggaaaaaaagaagatacataattggttttttttccttttaagagTGTAACATGTGCAAAGCTGTTTGACCTCGTAGGAGTAAATTATTGAGCGTTCTCCATCAATGAAATTTGTCCTTTTTGAAGTGTGTCTGCTTTGATTTGTATGTCAATTGCATTAGACCTAAAAGTCCATTACAGtgaagatttttttaaaagaatttgaatgtattcatctttttttggtgtaaatgcagtgatattttgtattttgctcgtatttttttgaATAGAGTGTATTCACTTGTATTTCTGTATTTCATCGGAGATCCGACCGGTGCTATtgtattcttcctttttaaatacagtgtattttgtattttcggCAGAGTTATGACCAGATTTGGCTGTATTcttcatttttgtcattttgtaagcgtaaatacattcaaatatattCCACTGTGCGACGTCAAGAGGCGACTTTACTTATCTGAACTCGAATACATTTAAATACAACCAAACCAAAAGAATTATCAGTAcataaatacaatgaaatacacAACGCCTTCGTGTATTTAAAGGATTTACTCCACTCTGtttttatgatacatgtatttgGTTGTATTTAAAACATAGAAACCTTCATGTATTTAAAGAATTTACTCCACTCTGtttttatgatacatgtatttcgctgtatttaaaaatatgaaaatacaGCCGAAACCATATAAAAGGTAGCTACGGTTTGTAAATTGCAAACTTATAGCTATATATTGTTGTAAACTTATAAAAGGTAGttgtttatgtaagtttcccTTTTAAAATCTACATTATGGACTTGCCTATAGGACCAAAACAATCTAATTTACAAAGTAAAAAATAGTTGGAGGACTATTATTgttctattttaaaaaataagggaTGTTTTGACTCAAAGTCCAAACTTAAACGACTATTTTggttctttttcatttttaaagtgACTTTTAACCATTGTTACTTTGTAAGgcaaatatataaacttaaatGATCATATgaggaataaaaaataaagataaatgaCTTTACTTGGTAATTTGCTTAAGTTGAGTGATCATCATTGAATGATGTCTTGTAATTTTATCCAAGTACAATGATTTTATctatttactccctccgttttccCTCTATAAAACTTTTACTGATTGCCAAGTTTGAGATTGTTATTATTACAATAAACTTGGAGTTACGAACACATGCTAACAAAGCTACTTCGTATTGTATGGTTAAAATGAACCAATTATATGTATACTTTTCTATTTATAAGTCAAATCAAGGAATAGACACTATTGGTCCTTCTTATGTTGCTTTTGTACGTAATACAATTATTGAAAGGGAAGAATTATACTGTGATTGTTATTTGAACCCATGAGGATTACAAACTGTGGTTAATCTTGAGTATTACAAACTGTGATTAATCTTGAGTACTACAAATTGTCGGCTATTTTAAAATAGTGGTAATTAGGCTTCCAATTTTGCATATCTAGGTAAAAGTTGATCCGCTTTATGTTAAAATTCCTCTGTTTTAGATTACAAAAGAAAACTACATATGAGCTTTTGgtataatatattaaaaaaaggctcaaatatgccatcgaactatcgaaaatggctcatttatactactcgtcaatagtttggcttatttatgccatcgccgttactaaaatggctcatttatgccattgacgttaccaaaatggctcatccatgccattaTTCATTAACACCGGTTACAATACCAGATGTGACACGTGTcgtccaactagattatggttgtgggtggtcAGGTGTATGtgtcggatttttttttattaatttgggatttaaaattgagCTGGTTTATAAACGACGgggacctctaattggaggccacgtgtcttTTCTGGTATTGTAAACcagcgttaatgaaaaatgacatggatgagtcattttagtaacggcgatggcataaatgagccaaaccattgatgaatggcataaatgagtccgTAATATATTCAACTACTTTGTTGTGGCACTAAGGCTGATCTTTTAGCATACCTACCCCAAAACCAGTGGTTCTCCCACACTTGATGCATGGAATTCAAAGCAACACCTTAGTCTCACGAATGAACATCACAATAAAAATGGTCATAACAGCAATCCAACCAGCAAAGAGCAAGAAAGCGCCATACTTGAAGTGGCAAAGCATGGCCAAGAATGTTTGAGACAGCACGAATGTGGTGGCAAAGTTCACGGAGACACTTATGCTCTGCCCAGTTGATCGAATGTTTATCGAAAATATTTCGCTTGGAATGAGCCAGCTTAGAGGACCCCATGACCAACCAAAACCAGCAGCATAGATACACATCAGGGCAAGTACTAAGGCAGCATGTTGCCTGCGAATGTGTTTGCTTCCATTTTCACCTATGAAGCTGCTAGTGTAGAAGCAATTGCTACCTTCACCGACATTAAGCCAATGATGTAATTAGCATAAGGATCTAAGCTATATATATGGACAGTAAATAGTTGTTTTGCACTACTAGTCTAATTTAACCTGTTATAGCAATCTAATTACTTATGTTCATGGTTACAAGATCAAACTTGTTGTAAGCATTTACTTGTTATATTTCCAGTTAATTAAACTTGATAATGTAAGAGAACTATGCACCACACTACATAAAAGTTAAAACTCTTTGCATACTTATATATCTGGACCCTCAATAAGACCTTAACCAGTGGAACTTCACTTAATAATGTGTGCTTTAATTTTTCAAGTTACCTTATTTGGCTTGTTGTAGAGAAAAGAGACAACTACAACCCAATACCTTTGAGTGATCTAGTTTACAAAAAATCCAgcaaattttgtatatttatacttagatatacatatactatacatatacaatacatatactatacgtataatatacatctcagtgtataggttttgtatatgcGGGCTACTGCCAGTAATTAAGTTTGTCCGAAGGGACACAAACGAAAGATCCTGTAGAAAAAATTTATACACGTCAGTATACAGAACTTAAACTCATCAATTAATTATTTAGGGTGAGTATTATCTTGGATTGTTTATGTGCATAACGAGTTGTGCTAGTTATATATCTAGTTAGAGCATGCACCTGGCAGATGAGCATTTATACTCCGCCTGTATGAAGAGAAATCTCTGACCAAACCGATTAACAATACCAGTAGACACAAGGATTGAACCAATATTGACTACTCCAAGAATCACAGCACTCAGTAGAGCACATGTGCATAGAATGCAATGATATTAATACCACTCATTTGCTAGAAAAATTTTATGGCAATGGACATGACCAAATGAGGCCGATGTTGTCTCTTAAAGATTGTCACAAAAGGCTCTTCCTTTGAAGCTCTTGCAATTTCACAAGACTTAATAAGATCAGCTAACTCTGCTTCGATTTCGGTGTTGCTACTGGTTCCATGAACTTTTGCCAGCGattgctttgcttgctccaattTTCCTCGCTCAACTAGGCTGCTAAGTGTGTCGGAAATGAGAAGTGAGCCTATGCCCAAGTTGTGGTCATAAAATGAGATATTAGTTATGGAAGATAATGGTTCAAATCTTATCATAGATATAAAATGCAGGGCTGGCTCAAGGGCAAGGAAATTGAAGCATTTGCTTTAGGACTCAAAAGTTAAGGTCCCGTAATAAGGGATAGGTGATTTCTTTTCATACGACTAAGCTTAATGGCAGAAATACCCAATATTTGTGCTAGAGGGAGGTAGCAGGTACTTGAGAAAATAGTTGAGGTGTTCGCAAATTAACCCTGACACCaccattatatattttttttaaaagaatgagAAGTGCACCTATGGTCATTGTTGTGGCTTGAACTACGGCTAGGCCGAGGGAAAGGTGCCATCCCCAGGTGAGTTTAGAGGTGCCATAGTTTATGCAATTTGTAGTAACAATGCCAAGGCCTATAAAGAATTGGAAGCCTGTGCTAAAATGCACCAGGCCATTTTGAAGGTGCCATTTCTGACAGGTATACATGAGTAGCCTTCAAATACATGCACAAATATTATGATGGAATATGGTAATTAAATATACTTCCAAACTATGTCTCCTTTGTCCCTTTACTGCTTTACATGATGATCAAACATACAGATGGTAAATACTTGTTTTAGTCAAATTAAAAAGCATGCatgttcttgaatctcttcATTTTAATGTTGAGAAATCCTTACATTAAAGTTTCAATTTTATCAGTAAGTTAATTTGaatcaaaataatgattttAACTGAAATAATGACTGGCGATGTAAAAAAATTTCACACTATATCAGATTATTTGTTGTACTTACCAAAATAAGATTACTAGACTCTATGTTTTGCTACGTGGTTAGTAAAGGCGACACCAAAGCCTAGCAAAATGCGACCCAAGATGAGCATAGAAACGTTTTGAGCAGCCCCATTGATAAGAGTAGCAAAGAAAGTGCAGCCTCCTACTACGATTACGTTTCCTCGTCCTATGGCTGTCGTGAGATGACCAGCTACGAGAGACTCAAACAAGCTAGCTATATAGAGTGATAAAGTGAAGGCTGTTAAAACCTCGCTATCATATACACAATACACGTTTGCTTCAGCACCAGCAGATGCTGCCTTCTTCAGTATTGATGGGAAGAATTTTTCAAGGAATGGCTTCATTGTTGTCACTCCTCCTGATGTACAAATTAAACTGATTAAATCTCTGTATACAGCATAGACATTATGATCACGTCTTGCAAACGGTTAGTGTTTATTTCACGTATGTGAAATAGTTTTGTAACTTTAATGTTATAGTCGGTAAAGTTTTGTAAAGATATGAcacttgggcctaactcaaccccaaaagctagctcatgaggagAGGATTGCTATAACAAGTTCAATTGATCATACGTGAAATTAACCCTCACAATGTcctttttgttcatttatttatttctgaTTTGTACATCAATCTGAAGTTCACAAACAAATGAGACAATGTCTAGCCAGTGGTTTCGATAATATCCTCGaaattttctttccaaaaataaatagTATATCTTCTTTCCTTGGACATGAGAGATAGCATAATATTAGTCATTTCATCCCTGTTAATAGGCAACTCTCTATGACTCTTATAAATTCACAATTTCGGATTCACTGGCTCGAAAATAAATGCTCAGAAATTTCCTTTTTAAACTGCTTGTCGGAAAACAAAAGAGTTTTTGAGTGCATGTATAGTCTACGATTACCAGTTGTTTCAACGCCAGAAAATTGGAACTCGATCAGTCTAATAAAATGgacaatgaaaaagaaaagaagtataTTTACCTAAAATTCCAATATCAAATCCGAAAATTAGGCCGCCTGATGCAGCAACAATGCTAGTGATAACAACCGCAAATGTTATATTCCTATTAAAGCAGTTATAGCTAACTTGTCCATCAATAGCCATGCCGTGAATTGCAATTTTTCCTACTCAGTTCTCAGCTACTTGAAGAGATctaaaacaaaatattatacTTCCAATATTGGTCTTTATATAGAGTGGCTTCACATATATGAACATAAAGTTATCCACTAAAGTAGGCACGAAATTGCCAATTAATGACGTATAGAAACAGAACATGTGTCACctcaataaataaaaagttacAAGTCTAGACGTTTTAAACTTTGTTATAAATAGAAGTGATGAAGGAATTTACGTGAGTTTTACCTCTGTCAACTTCCTCTTTTATGTAGCAGACCAAGAGAAGGGTAGGTAAACGGAGTAAAGGCTTAATAAATTTAGCATTTTCAATTCTCCTTCTAAACATGTCCAGAGCTCTTCACCATGCTTAGTGGTCCTACAGTTGGAATATCTGGGATGAATGGGCTAAGGTTAATTATCCAATTtctgaatgaaaaaaaaaatgataaaaatcagATGCGTTAaatgctaaataaatttagttagTACGTTGTTGAATAACAAAAGATGCACAAACGGAAAAAGTTCAGAACTGCTCGTTAAAATAGTTGTCTACTTATTATCAAACTATTCTCTTGATGtcctttttttctaaaattcggTACTTAGTTTTATTGTCTTCAAGGCAGTATTTAATTTGGAGAACTCCACTTACAAACAATAGTGACTCTGTCGTCACTTGGCTTGAAGCAATTATTCCTTCCCATAAGAAATTTTCTAAAGTACCGAAATTCGCCTGTTTTGACATTTCTTGACTCAGAGGAACACAACTTAGCAAAAATTTGATTCTAAACTTTTTATGAAGTACAAAAGAAACTCGAACAAGTTTATTTCTCTAGTAACTCAAGTGAAATATCTCCAGTATTTTACAAGAGGCATCTCCGCATACATGTTTATTGAGATGTTAATATCATACATTATCCTCCCTACTTTCATCTTTAAAATATATACTATCATTTTGGCAAGCAATGCAGTGTTAATCATATTTTACAAGTGTTTACAAGTGTTTGAGATATTTCATGAGCTATAAGAATTATGGAAGGAAATCCCGCTATGACATCAGTAATTAGCAAACATGAAGCATGGTTTAATTAGCTTTTGGCACAAGGAAAATTACCTTCTACACTATACACTCAATACAATAAACCAGATAAGCACCCTGACAATACAACAATACTAGTCCCAGTAATAATTTTGGCATGGACCGTCTCATCAAAATAACTTACTTCACAACCACTTGGTTTCAAAGTTTATTACATTTTCATACAAAGACATCTCAGGGATTATATAGCTCGGCTTACATGAGTAGGCGGACGTGGATTCATTGATTATAACCTATTAGAGATGAAGTGCATTGTTGGCCTTGATTTTGGAGTTTCAAGCAAACAAGAACTTGCTAGCTTGATGATAAAAACCAAAACCTCTTTTACGCTATCTTCAAGATACGGAAGCCATTCATCTAGCAAATCGTTAAGCTGCACATGATCTCTAGTCGATGAATTTGCTAGCACAGTAATGTATTCCCCAAGATGCTTTCCTTGGATTATATCCAATGCTAATACTCCAAAGCTATAGACATCACACATTTGTGTAACCTTCATTGTATATGCAAGCTCTGGAATATTACaatttccaaaagttagaacaATTTAAACGTGTAAATGAGATAAAAACATTGTAGAGAGTGTTTGGCTATAGTTCATGAAGTTATAAAACaaggataataaataaagttaGACCTTACCAGGTGCAACATAGCCATACGTTCCTGCAAGCACAGTGCAATTGGATGAGTCTGGCTTGAGAAGCTTAGCTATGCCAAAATTTGAAACACTAGCTTCATACTTAGAATCAAGCAAAACGTTACTGCTTGATATGTCTCGATGAACAATAGATGGTGAACAATCCTGGTGCAAATAAGATGAAGCATAAGCAACACCTTTGATGATATTCACCCTTTTAAGCCAATCCAATTTCTTGGACTCAACTTCATTGCTTAAAATGCTAGACAAACTCCCTCTCTCCGCATGCCCGTAAACCAACAACGAGTTTTGTGCATTCAAACAATAGCCTTAAAGGTTCACGATGTTTCGGTGCTTAATCCCAATCAATGCCCTTACTTCATTCATAAAGCTTTTGGGATGTGTATTCTCAAATAAAGAATGAAGTCTTTTCACAGCTATATTCCCTAATGATGGAAGGTTTACCTTGTAAACGCTTCCATGCCCTCCTTGCCCGATGCAAAATGTAGCATCAAACTCCTCTGTGGCGTTTAAGATATCTCTGCACAATGCCTTTCCATCTAACATGGATATTGAAATCCAACCATCATCACGTCTTTCAACGTctctaactttccttcttttatcACACATAAAGAGGACACCAATGAAAGCACATAGTAGTACTAGTGCTCCCATAACAGGAAGTACAGTGATGAGGATGAGTTTACGTCTCTTCGCCACTGACTGCTTCTTCACCACAGAAGATGG
Coding sequences within it:
- the LOC132034861 gene encoding MDIS1-interacting receptor like kinase 2-like; translation: MEIGRITQLNALDLSHNHLVGEIPPYLANLKSLVSLNLSHNCLFGRIPEELESLTGLQDVVLSYNELGGPIPNNKAFINASLEGNKGLYDNVIGLQPCERPSSVVKKQSVAKRRKLILITVLPVMGALVLLCAFIGVLFMCDKRRKVRDVERRDDGWISISMLDGKALCRDILNATEEFDATFCIGQGGHGSVYKDCSPSIVHRDISSSNVLLDSKYEASVSNFGIAKLLKPDSSNCTVLAGTYGYVAPELAYTMKVTQMCDVYSFGVLALDIIQGKHLGEYITVLANSSTRDHVQLNDLLDEWLPYLEDSVKEVLVFIIKLASSCLLETPKSRPTMHFISNRL